The Panicum hallii strain FIL2 chromosome 9, PHallii_v3.1, whole genome shotgun sequence genome has a window encoding:
- the LOC112878032 gene encoding uncharacterized protein LOC112878032 produces MGEFDDYWARAYRGDSGVPHSDPQRLVSTWTGAFALGAAACVHHHASALASHIKSLPATWQDMTMMLDQKRWKKILDKKQQQA; encoded by the exons ATGGGCGAGTTCGACGACTACTGGGCGCGGGCGTATAGGGGCGACTCCGGGGTCCCGCACTCCGACCCGCAGCGCCTCGTCTCCACCTGGACCGGCGCCTTCgccctcggcgccgccgcctgcgtCCACCACCACGCCTCCGCGCTCGCCTCCCACATCAAGTCCCTCCCCGCCAC TTGGCAAGACATGACAATGATGCTTGATCAAAAGCGCTGGAAGAAAATCCTTGACAAGAAGCAACAACAAGCTTAA
- the LOC112878031 gene encoding glycerophosphodiester phosphodiesterase GDPD6-like gives MASSWHISIIVLVLLFGGSKANPAAPSHSQLDVNHKNPLQTFRPYNIAHRGSNGELPEETAAAYLRAIEEGADFIETDILASKDGHLICFHDVTLDNTTDVANRTEFAHRKRTYEVQGAKVTGWFVVDFTLKELKSLRVKQRFSFRDQRYNGKYQIITFEEFILIALYADRIVGIYPEIKNPVFINQHVKWSNGKKFEDKFVETLLRYGYKGAYMSEDWLRQPVFIQSFAPTSLISVSNMTNSPKVFLIDDTKTPTQDTNQSYYEITSNAYLAFIRNYVIGIGPWKDTIVPPKDNYLGQPTDLVARAHAHNLQVHPYTFRNENSYLHFNFHQDPYVEYEYWLNEIGVDGLFTDFTGSLHKYQEWTKPYPKKQKKAEALLHEIANMLKDDGY, from the exons ATGGCCTCCTCGT GGCACATCTCTATCATTGTCCTTGTGCTGCTTTTTGGGGGATCCAAAGCCAACCCAGCTGCACCTTCCCATAGCCAGCTCGATGTAAACCACAAGAACCCACTACAGACGTTCAGACCTTACAACATTGCTCACAGGGGCTCAAATGGTGAATTACCCGAAGAAACAGCAGCAGCCTACCTG AGAGCTATTGAAGAGGGTGCAGACTTCATCGAAACCGATATACTCGCATCGAAGGATGGACATCTGATCTGTTTTCATGATGTAACATTGGACAATACAACCGACGTTGCGAACCGGACGGAGTTCGCCCACAGGAAGAGAACCTACGAAGTCCAAGGAGCCAAAGTTACTGGATGGTTTGTTG TGGACTTCACTCTTAAAGAGCTTAAATCACTGAGGGTGAAACAACGGTTCAGTTTCAGGGACCAACGGTATAATG GGAAGTACCAGATTATTACATTTGAGGAGTTTATCTTGATTGCACTTTATGCGGACAGGATAGTAGGAATATACCCTGAGATCAAAAATCCAGTTTTCATCAACCAGCAT GTCAAGTGGTCGAATGGAAAGAAATTTGAGGATAAGTTCGTCGAGACACTACTGAGATATGGCTATAAAGGTGCATATATGTCTGAAGATTGGCTCAGGCAGCCagtgttcattcaatcatttgCTCCGACTTCACTCATTTCTGTCTCAAATATGACAAACTCTCCAAAAGTGTTCCTAATTGATGACACAAAAACTCCAACTCAAGACACCAATCAG TCATACTATGAGATAACTTCAAATGCCTATCTTGCATTCATAAGAAACTATGTTATTGGAATTGGTCCGTGGAAGGATACAATTGTTCCTCCAAAGGACAACTATTTAGGACAGCCGACCGATCTCGTCGCACGAGCACATGCTCATAATCTTCAG GTGCATCCGTACACTTTCAGAAATGAGAATTCATACTTGCACTTCAACTTCCATCAAGACCCTTATGTCGAATACGAATATTGGCTCAATGAGATCGGTGTCGATGGGCTGTTCACTGATTTTACTGGTAGTTTGCACAAGTACCAGGAATGGACTAAGCCATACccgaagaagcagaagaaggcGGAAGCATTGTTGCATGAGATCGCGAACATGTTGAAGGATGATGGATACTGA